DNA from Pelagibacterium nitratireducens:
GCGTTTGCGCCAGACCCGCCCGTCCGGTACCAACCGGGCGGGTGTTTTTTTGGCAGGATGTCATGGGTTTTTTCGACGTTGTCGTTATCGGAGCCGGGGCGGCGGGCATGATGTGCGCGGCAACCGCCGGCCAGCGTGGCCGGTCGGTCCTCATTGTCGATCACGCCGAGGCGCCGGGCAAGAAGATCCGCATTTCGGGCGGCGGGCGGTGCAACTTCACCAACATCCACACGAGCTCGCAATCGTTCCTCTCGCAAAACCCAAAATTCGCAATTTCAGCTCTGAGGCGCTATCGCCCCGCGGACTTCATTGCGCTGGTGGAACGCTACGGCATCGCCTATCACGAAAAAACGCTCGGTCAGCTCTTTTGCGACGGGTCGGCCCAGCAGGTCATCGACATGCTGCTCGATGAAATGAAAGCCGCCGGCGTGCGGCTCGAACTGGGTGTCGGTGTCGAGGCGATCGAGCCTTCGGCCAATGGCTACGCCCTGCGGCTGCCCGACGGCCCGGTTACCTGCACATCGCTGGTCATAGCGACAGGTGGCAAGTCGATACCGAAAATGGGCGCCACCGGCTTTGCCTATCAGGTCGCGGCCCAGTTCGGTGTGCCGGTCGTCGAACCGCGCCCAGGTCTTGTGCCGCTCACCTTCGAGCCGGGCATGCTTGAGCGCCTTCGGCCACTTGCCGGGGTTTCGCTCGACGCAACGGTAAGCCACGGCAAAACCGCATTCCAAGAGGGCCTGCTGTTCACCCATCGCGGGTTGAGTGGTCCCTCGATCCTGCAAATTTCTTCCTATTGGCGCGAGGGCAATGCCGTTGCCATCGATCTGGCACCGCAGGCCGATATCGCCCAATGGCTAGTCGAGGCGCGCGCGCGCAACGGCAAGCAGTCCGTGCTCAACGCAATTGCCGAGCTGCTGCCACGCCGGGTGGCCGAACTGGTTGTGGCGCAGGCTGGCGTTTCGGGCAATCTTGCCGATCTGGGGCGCAAGGGCATGGACGCCATCGTCGCCGCGATTTCGGACTGGCGGGTCAAACCGGTCGGCACGGAAGGGTATCGCACGGCCGAAGTGACTTTGGGCGGCATCGATACCGCGGCGCTCAGTTCCACCGACATGCAGGTCAAGGCCGTGCCCGGGCTCTATTTCATCGGCGAGGCGGTCGACGTGACCGGCTGGCTCGGAGGTTACAACTTCCAATGGGCCTGGGCTTCGGGCAAGGCGAGCGGGTTGGCCGCTTAACCGGGACTGATCACGGTGTGGACCGTTCCGGCGATGTTGGCGAGCCGGAGGTGGGCGCTCGAGGGCGAAAGATAACTCGAGGCGAACACAAATCCCCCGACCCCCAGACAGATGATCGCCAGCCAACCGATGATGAACCCTCGGCGGCTGTAGCCCTTGATGGGAGCCGATGATGCCGATTGGGCGGGATTACGTGCAAAGCCTGGAAAACTCATAAATCACAAATCCGGGAGCATGGATGATCGCTCCCTTTGTCGCTTGTGAATGTGCTGGGCCAATGGCGCAATAACGCCAAGACAAAGGCATTAGCGACACATTTGCGGCCGGAGTCGGTGGTGGCTGATTCAAAGGAAACGGACAGACCGCGCATTGTGTTCCAAAGCCCGCATTTGTTGGGGATTCTCGTTGCATTGGGGAACCAAGCGGGGAAGGCGACGTTCATTTGCCATGACGGCTGGGGTGCCGATCGGGGCATGAGTTGAGCCTCGCGGTTCCAGCCTGAAAACTTGAAACAAGCGATTTCAGGAGAAAACTAATGTATCGCAAGCTTCTTGCCTCGACCGCGCTGGCTCTGGTTGTTACCGGCGGCGCCTATGCTCAGGAAATGGCCCCGGCTGATCCCGCCATGGCCCCTGCAGAACCCATGATGGAGACGCCCGCGGAACCCGAAACTCCGCAGGAGCCTCTTGTTAGCGCCGAAGAAACCGGCATCAATGCCGACGGTTGGCTGGCCACCGAAATCATCGGTGAAACCATTTATAATTCCACGGGCGACGACGCCGAAGCCATCGGCGACGTCAATGACTTCGTGCTCGACCAGAACGGCGAAATCGGTGCCGTTGTCGTCGGTGTCGGCGGTTTCCTTGGCATCGGCCAGAAGAGCGTCGCCATCAACTGGTCCGACCTTGAACTGTCCGAGGATATGGACGGCAATAACCGTCTCGTTGCCAGCATGACCCGCGAACAGCTTGAAAATGCTGCCGAATTCGACCGCCAGGAATGGCTGGCAAGTGAATCGGCTGCCGCCGCCGAAATGGATTCGATGGGTGCCGGCGATGCCATGGCTCCCGCTCCCGCCGGTGATGCTATGGCGCCCGCCGCCCCCGCTGACGACGCGATGGCAACTGAAGAAGCTGCCCCTGCCGATGACGCCATGGCAAGCGAAGAAGCTGCCCCGGCTGATGACGCGATGGCATCTGAAGAAGCTGCTCCGGCCGATGATGCCATGGCAAGCGAAGAAGCTGCCCCGGCCGATGATGCCATGGCAAGCGAAGAAGCCGCTCCGGCTGAAGACGCGATGGCAGCCGAGGAAGCCCCGGCTGAAGCCGACGCTGCCGCTGCTGCCGATTTCGACAGCATGGAATCGGTCGCTACCGCCGATATTTCGGCAGATGAGTTGACCGGTACGGCGGTTTACGGCGCGGGCGATGAGGAAATCGGCTCGATTGGCGACATCCTGCTTTCGGAAGACGGCACGGTTGATGCCGTTGTCATCGACTTCGGCGGCTTCCTGGGTATTGCCACCAAGCCTGTTGCCGTTGCCTTCGACAATCTGACTTTCGTCCGTGACGAAAATGGCGGCCTGATCCTGCGCACTCCGCTTACCGCAGAGGAACTGGAAGCCGCTCCCGAGTATGACGAGGAAGCCTATCTCTCGGCTCCCGAAGACAACTCGCTGATCGTCGAGTAACCAACGCCTACCACACTTGACGGGAAAGGGCCGGCCTCCAAGCCGGCCCTTTTGCCATGTCAGCCGCCCGGGCGAGGAGCGGATGGTGGATTTTCACAACGGCACTGGTGGGCCATCCCCAACCCGCATTTCTCCCTGAAAAGGAGGGATGCCATGGCTGACAAGACCATACCTGCCTGTTTCGATGCTGGCGCCATGACTGTAGCCCAGCCGAAATTGCCAGGGACCCCACACTGTCCCATGCACGCAAGATCGAACTGCTTGAAACTCTCAGGGACCATCACGCCGCTCCGGCGAACAAAGGCGTGCTGCGCGGTGCCGATCTCGACAAGCTCTTCAAGCTCAATTCGCTGGCCAAGGACCACGCGTAATCCCGGCCACAAAAAAAGGCCGGTCACATTGACCGGCCTTTTTCCCGTGTGTTGCTAGGCTCAATCGTCGTCATCGCCGCCGGACGTGCCGAAATACCAGCCAAGCGCGATGGCGGCCACGGCGGGCCAGAACAACCGTCCCCGGGCTCGAGAGGCGATGCGCAGGCCGGTCGATGCCAGCGAAACAGTGGACGCCATCATCGCCGTATTGGCGGAATTGCGGCGCTTCTGTTCTTTCTTGTGTTTGTGCCGGGCGATGACGATACCCAGCGAAATGCCCGCGAGAACAAGAAAGCCCGCGCCCATAATCAGGGCGGCTTCCAACGGGCCGGTTTCCTGAGCCAGCCAGATATAGAGCGCGGCGATAAGGAAGCCGAGCCCGACCAGGCCGATCAGGCCGATGATTGCGTAAACGGCAACCGACAGCCCCATCGACCGGACAGCCGATGTTGCGCGGTCGGTCACCGCCGTGAAAGGTGCGGTCAGCGCCATGGCGCCGCTCCTTAAAGAATTTTGGAAAGAACGAAACCGACGCCGGCCGCGATAAGCACTGACGAGATCGGCTTTTCGCGGATCATCGACTTGAGTTCGCCTTCCGCGGCCTCGAAACTGTCCTGGACCTGCTCCAGTGTCTCTTCGCCCTTTTGTTCCGCGGTCTTGCGGAGGCGGCGGGCTTCGGTTTTGGCTCCGTCGGTGCGATATTTGACGACATCGCCCAGCGTTGCCGTGATGGCGGCGACGTCTTCACGCAGCGCCGCGATTTCGGCATCGAGATCTTTTGCCGGATCGTCAGTGTTGGCTTTTGCTGTACGGGCTGTTGTTGCGGCTCGGGCCATGATTGGCCTCCCATGTTTGAGTTATACCCGCAACTCTAACGCCGAAACGAAAGAGAGGTTCCGGGCGCAATGCCCGAAACCCCTTAATTTTCCGCGTTTTTTGATGTGTCAGGCCGCGCTGGAGGAGGAAAGGTTCATAACCCCGACCGCCACGGCGTCGGGACCGAACTCGCCATCGCCCTCGAGCTTGAGGATGGTCGCCAGCTGCGTGCGGGCACGGCTGACACGGCTCTTGATCGTGCCGACTGCGCAATCGCAGATTTCAGCCGCTTCCTCGTAGGAAAATCCCGAGGCGCCCACCAGGATGAGCGCTTCGCGCTGATCTTCGGGGAGCTGGTTTACGGCCTTCTTGAAATCTTCCATATCGAGGCGGCCGACCTGTTCGGGATGGCTCGAGAGCTTTTCGGCCATTGCCCCTTCGGGATCGGACACTTCGCGCTTGCGCTTGCGCATCTGACTATAGAATTCATTGCGCAGAATGGTGAAGAGCCAGCCCTTGAGATTGGTGCCGGGCGTGAACGAGGACCGCTTGTCCCAGGCGCGCACAAGCGTCTCCTGCACCAGATCGTCGGCCTTGTCGGCTGCACCGACAAGCGACATGGCAAAGGCACGAAGATTGGGAATTACGGCGAGCAGTTCGGCGCGGAAATCATATGTGTCTGACATGGCCGCCTCCTATTCGGACTTGGACTTGTCATCGTCTCCGAGCTTGCCAAGCAGCTCAAGCAGACGATCGGGAACCGGCTCTGCGACGACGTCGTCGTAGAGTTCGCGTAGCTTGAGCCCAATGAAGGCCTGTGAATCTGCTCCCAGGCTTGGCTTTTCTTCGCCCTCACGGACCTTTTCGTCCTGATCGTCACTGGTCATGTTTTTGCTGCTGAGTTGCGTCACGTTTACCCCACAAAGCGACTTGTTGTTGGCTCCGGAAACGTCAAGAGTCAAAAAAAGTTCCATCGTTGCGGAACTTTTCGTCAAAGGTGCCGTTATCGGTCCATTGTCGCCGCCTGCGCGTAAGGCGAGGCGACTATCCGAGGGAGCTATATTTATGAATCTTGCTGAGTTGATTGCGCCGCACATTCCTTATCTGAGGCGTTTTGCGCGGTCGTTGACCGGTAGCCAGTCGAGTGGCGACGCCTATGTTTCTGCAACGCTCGAGGCGCTTGTTGCCGACAGGTCGATCTTTCCGACCGACCTCGATCCCAAGGTGGCCCTTTACAAGGTCTTTTCCCAGCTCTGGAAGTCGGTCGATATCAATCTGGCCGAGCTGCCTCCCGCGGCACACGCATGGGAAGAGCAGGCTCGCCGCAGTTTGCGTGCGATTGCGCCGCTGCCGCGTCAGGCTTTTCTTCTCATGGCCGTCGAACGGTTTTCCAACGCCGAGGGTGCCGAAATTCTTGGCGTCAGCGACGTGGAATTCGCCGAGCTCATCGAATCCGCTTCCACGGAGATGGCGCGTCAGGTTGCAACCACCGTTCTGATTATCGAGGACGAGCCCCTGATCGCCATGGACATCGAGCAGATGGTTGAGTCGCTGGGCCATTCGGTGACCGGCGTTGCGCGGACTCACAAGGAAGCTGTCGAGCTTTTCAATCAGCGCCGGCCCGGCCTCGTTCTCGCCGATATCCAGCTTGCCGATGGCAGCTCGGGCATCGACGCGGTCAACGACATGTTGCGCTCGGCCAGCGTGCCGGTCATCTTCATCACCGCGTTCCCTGAACGTCTTCTGACCGGTGAACGGCCCGAGCCTGCCTTTCTGGTCACCAAGCCCTTCCAGCCCGACATGGTCAAGGCGCTGGTCAGTCAGGTGCTGTTCTTTTCCGAACAGATGGAACAGGCCGCATAAATCGGCGCGGCGCCGGAACAACCCGGCGCCCGGTTCGTTCTCCCACACGTTCAGAATTTTACGGGAGTACGATCATGCTCGGTTGGGCTCTGGCATTTCTCATAATTGCCATTATCGCCGGCGTTCTCGGATTTGGCGGGATCGCCGGGGCAGCATCCTCGATTGCACAGATTCTATTCTTTGTATTTCTCGTCGCAATGGTTATTGGTCTCATCTTCGGGTTGGCTCGGCGCGCACGCTAGCAGCCCCATGGTGCTGAGACGAAAAACGAGCCGCCCATCGGGGCGGTTTAAGTGGGGCTTGTGGAACACTCGGACAAACATGCGTCGCCTATGAAGGGTCAGGACAACGGAAAGTCAGGCGGGGGTACCCTCGAGAGTTCTCGCCGCTTTGCGTTTGCCATGAGGGCCCTGAGTCGAACGCCGGTCTCCCTGAGTTATCAGAACCGCGATCTGCTTTATGAATGGGCGGAAAACCTTCCCTCCGGCATAGAGCTCACCGATGTTCTGGGAAACACCGATTCCGATTTCCTGCCCCGGCTGGCCGCTGAGCGGCTCCGTGCCACCAAACTTCATGTCCTCCAAACCCGTGAGCCCCAACGCTTCGAGTTGCCGGTCAATATTTCCGGGGAGGTCCGCTGGTTCGATATCTGGATCGACCCCGATCTCGATCCGGTCGGCTCGGCGATCGGGGTCTATTCCACGATCATCGATATCAGTGCCCAGAAGCGCCGCGAGGTTCAACTCAAGAACCTGCTGCGTGAGGTCAGCCATCGTTCGCGCAATCTTATGGCCATCGTGCTTTCGCTTGCGTCCCAGACCGCGCGCAGCGCCACCAGCGTTCCAGGCTTCGTTACGGCTTTCTCGGGGCGCCTGCAAGCGATCGCCCGCGCCCAGGATCTGGTGACCGATCGGGATTGGCAGGGCGCTTTGCTCAGCGATCTGATCTCGCGCCAGATTGCCCTTTTTCACCGCGACAACGCGCTGCCGGTCGACCTCAAGGGCGACGACCTGGTCGTCTCGCCCAACGCAGCGCTCTATGTGGGGCTCGCCATCCACGAGTTGGCATCCAACTCTGTTCGCAACGGCCAGTTGTATCCCGGCGACGGGGCCATCAACGTGGCGTTCAGCGTCGAATCGCGGTCGGATGGTGGGCGCAATCTGATCATCAAATGGACCGAACGGCTGGGCGCCGGATCGACGGCCCACGAGATCGAGCCGCTGACCCGCAAATTTCTCGAAAGCGTCGTGCCGCTGGCGGTGGATGGAATGGGCGAGCTTGCGGTCAATGGCAGCCGCGTGGACTATGCCCTGCGCATCGACGGCAGCCACATCACCTGATCCGAGCGATCCTGAAATCCCGCCCCGAACGAGGAAAGACCGGGAAGCCTTTGGGGCTCCCGGCCTTTCTGATAGCGAAAGCGCTTGGGGGAAACGCATCCGCGTTTCCAATAAATGCCGGACGGCGATGATGGTTCCGCCATCGCACAAAAAAAGAGGATCGCCGGGCAGCAATCCTCTTTAGGGTCAGGGCTTGGCACGATGAAGGTAGGGGCGCCTCCATCGGCTGCCCCTAAAACGCGCCTGTGGCCCGCCGGTTCCGTGTCCGATGCATTTTTTGTTCAACCATGTTGGAAGCGCATGAGCGCCATGACGCTAAAGGTGCTGGAATGCGGCCAGAACTCGTGCAACACTCGTGGTCTCTGAGGGGAGGAACAGACATGAACCATGGGTTGCGATATGCCGCAAAAGCCGATCGTTTACGATGCCCCCACCCCTCAGCCACGGGCCAGCGACGCTGAAACGCTTCGCAACGAAATCCTCGAAAAGCTGACCTATGCCGTTGGCAAGGACCCGATTGTCGCGCGCCGCACGGACTGGCTGACCGCGACCATCCTGACCATACGCGACCGGATCATCGACCAGTGGATGGAGTCGACGCGCGATACCTGGCGGACATCGCAAAAGCGCGTCTACTACCTCAGCCTCGAATTTCTGATCGGGCGGCTGATGCGTGACGCCGTGTCCAATCTCGGCATGATGGAGCCGATACGCGAGGCGCTGGCCTCGTTCAATGTCGATCTGGACGAATTGATCGAGCGCGAGCCCGACGCGGCGCTCGGCAATGGCGGTCTTGGCCGTCTGGCCGCCTGTTTTCTTGAATCGATGTCGACGATCAAGGTGCCCGCCTATGGCTATGGCATCCGCTATGTCCACGGGCTTTTCCGCCAGGAAATGAGCGATGGCTGGCAGGTCGAATTGCCCGAAGACTGGCTTGCACACGGCAATCCATGGGAATTCGAGCGTCGCGAAAGCGCTTACGAGATCGGGTTCGGCGGATCGGTCGAGCCGGTCACCCAGCCCGATGGCAGCGTGCGGCAGGTCTGGCATCCGGCCGAACATCTCAATGCGGTGGCCTTCGATACACCGGTCGTGGGGTGGCGCGGCGCGCGGGTGAATACCCTGCGCCTTTGGAGCGCCCAGCCGATCGATCCGCTGCTGCTCGACCGCTTCAATTCGGGCGACCATATCGGGGCGCTGGAAGAAAGCGCCAAGGCTGTCTCGATCACCCGCGTGCTCTATCCCGCCGACTCCACGCCGGCCGGTCAGGAATTGCGGCTGCGGCAGGAGTTTTTCTTTTCCTCGGCCTCGCTGCAGGACATCGTACGCCGCCATCTCCAGCAATATGGAGATCTGGGCTCGCTGCCCGACAAGGTGGCCATCCAGCTCAACGACACCCATCCGGCGATTTCGATTGCCGAAATGATGCGTATCCTGATGGACGTGCAGGGGCTGAGCTGGAACGAAGCCTGGAAGCTGACCAAGGGCATTTTCTCCTACACCAACCACACGCTGTTGCCCGAGGCTCTGGAAACATGGCCCGTGGCGCTGCTCGAGCGGCTCTTGCCGCGCCAGATGCAGATTGCCTATGCCATAAACGCCATGGTGCTCGAGGAAGCGCGCGAAAAAGGGCTCGATGACTCCCGGATCGCGGCGATTTCCCTGATCGACGAGAATGGTGGCCGTCGGTTGCGTATGGGGCAGCTGGCGTTTGTGGGGTCCCATTCGATCAACGGGGTTTCCGCCCTGCATACCGAATTGATGAAGCAGACGGTGTTTGCCGATCTGCACAAACTCTACCCCGACCGCATCAACAACAAGACCAATGGTGTCACGCCACGCCGCTGGCTGATGCAGTGCAATCCGGCGCTGACCCGGCTGATTTCCGAGCGCATCGGCCCCGATTTCAAGGACGATATCGAACAGCTCATCAAGCTCGACGTGCATGCCGAGGACAAGTCGTTCCAGGACCAGTTCGCAGCCGTCAAGCGTGGCAACAAGGAACGCCTTGCGGCGCTCATCAAGGAGCGGGCAGGGGTCACGGTCTCGCCCGATGCGCTGTTTGATATCCAGATCAAGCGCATCCATGAATACAAGCGCCAATTGCTCAACATCATGGAAGCGGTGGCGCAGTACAACATGATCCGCGCCCATCCCGAAAAGCGCTGGGTGCCGCGGGTCAAGGTCTTCGCGGGCAAGGCGGCGCCCAGTTACTGGAACGCCAAGCTCATCATCAAGCTCATCAACGACGTTGCCAAGGTCATCAACAACGACCCCGCCGTGCGTGGGCTCTTGAAGGTGGTGTTCCTGCCCAATTACAACGTGTCGCTGGCCGAAACCATTATCCCGGCCGCCGATCTGTCCGAACAGATTTCCACCGCCGGCATGGAAGCCTCGGGGACCGGGAACATGAAGTTTGCGCTCAACGGGGCCTTGACCATCGGCACCATGGATGGGGCCAATGTCGAGATGCGCGAGCGGTTGGGGCCGGAAAACATTGTTATTTTCGGAATGACCTCGGACGAGGTCGATGACGTCCGGGCTCAGAACCGGCCGCCGCGCGAATTGATCGAAGCCAGTCAATCGTTGCGCGAGGTCATCGAAGCGATCGGGTCGGGAGTGTTTTCGCCCGACGACCGGGCGCGCTATCGCGCCCTGATGGATGGGCTTTACGACCATGACTGGTTCATGGTGGCGCGCGATTTCGACGCCTATTGCGCCGCGCAGCGCAAGGTCGATACGTTCTGGAACGACCGCACGGTCTGGAACGCCATGGCGATCCGCAATACAGCGAGAATGGCCTGGTTTTCCTCGGATCGCACGATCCGTGAATATGCCGACGATATCTGGGGAGCGCCGCACATCTGACGATTTGACTGCGGGACGCCGGAACTTGGGGGTCTCCGGCGGGTTCATAACAAACAGACTGATGCACCGACATCAGAGGGGGAGTAGAGCACTTGGCAAAAAAGCAGTCCGGATGGCAGGCCGATCCCAAACAGATCGCTCGGGTGGTGAGTGGACAACACGACGACCCTTTCGCGATTTTGGGCCTGCACGAGAGTGAGGGCCAATGGGTCGCCCGTGCACTCGTGCCTCACGCCCAATGGGCCGAGGTGCGCACACTCGATGGCAAGCCCCTGGGAAAGCTTGAAAAACGGGACGATGCGGGCTTTTTTGAAGGTCCGGTGACCATAGACCGTTTTCAACCCGTACTGTACCATGCCGGCAATGACGGGGGCGAGTGGGATGTGATCGATCCCTATTCGTTTGGCCCGGTGCTCGGCCCGATGGACGACTATTACATCGGCGAGGGATCCCATCTGCGCCTGTTCGACAAGATGGGCGCCCACTTCATGACATTCGAGGGCGTGGAGGGCACCCATTTTGCCGTCTGGGCACCCAATGCGCGGCGCGTTTCGGTTGTCGGCTCGTTCAACGATTGGGACGGGCGACGCCACGCCATGCGGCTGCGCAACCAGATCGGCATCTGGGAAATTTTCGTGCCCGGCGTCACGCCAGGCGCGCAATACAAATACGAGATCATCGGCAAGGAGGGCAATCTCCTGCCGCTCAAGGCCGATCCGTATGCGCAGCAATCGGAGATGCGGCCAAAAACCGCTTCGGTGGTGGCTGACCCGACCCCGTTTGCCTGGACCGACCAGGCGTATATGGAAGCGCGCAAATCGCGCGACTACCGCCACGAACCGATGAGCGTTTACGAGGTGCATCTGGGCTCCTGGCGCAAGCGGCCCGATGGCGGGTTCTTGAGCTATGAGCAGCTTGCCGAGCAATTGGTGCCCTATGCCGCCGATATGGGCTTTACCCATATCGAGTTGCTGCCGATTTCCGAGCACCCTTACGATCCGAGCTGGGGCTATCAGCCGACGGGGCTTTATGCGCCCACCGCACGGTTCGGGGATCCGGCCGGGTTTGCCCGGTTTGTCGATGCAGCGCACAATGCGGGGCTGGGGATCATTCTCGATTGGGTGCCCGCCCATTTCCCGACCGACGAGCACGGGCTGGCCAAGTTCGATGGCACCGCGCTCTACGAGCACGCCGATCCGCGTCAGGGCTATCACCCGGACTGGAACACGGCGATCTACAATTTCGGGCGCAAGGAAGTCTCGAGCTTTCTCACCAACAATGCGCTCTACTGGCTGGAAAGGTTCCACATCGACGGGCTGCGGGTCGATGCGGTGGCCTCCATGCTCTATCTCGATTATTCGCGCCAGCCGGGCCAGTGGGTGCCCAACAGTCAGGGCGGCAACGAGAATATCGAAGCGATCGCCTTTCTCCAGCGCGTCAACGCCGAAACCTACGGCCACCACCCCGGCACCTTCACCGTGGCCGAGGAATCGACGAGCTGGCCGGGGGTGACCGCGCCGACCTATGCCAAGGGTCTGGGGTTCGGGTTCAAGTGGAATATGGGCTTCATGAACGACACGCTGCGCTACATGCAGCGCGAGCCGATCCACCGCCGCTTCCACCACCATGACCTGACCTTCGGGCTGCTCTACGCCTTTTCGGAAAATTTCACGCTGCCGCTGAGCCATGACGAAGTGGTGCATGGCAAGGGGTCGCTGCTCTCCAAGATGCCGGGCGACGACTGGCAGAAGTTTGCCAACCTTCGCGCCTATTATGCCTTCATGTGGGGGTATCCGGGCAAGAAGCTGTTGTTCATGGGCCAGGAATTTGCCCAGCGCGAAGAGTGGAGCGAGGCCCATGCGCTCGACTGGTGGCTGCTCGATGCGCCATCTCACGAAGGCATAAGGCGGCTGATTTCCGACCTCAATACCGTCTATCGCGAACTGCCGGCGCTGCATGGACGCGATTGCGAGCCCGAAGGGTTCGAGTGGATCATTGCCAACGATCAGGCCAATTCGGTGCTGGCCTGGGTGCGCAAAGCTCCCGATGCGGCCCCTGTGGTGGTCATCACCAATCTGACCCCCGTGCCGCGCGAAAAATACCGGCTGCCCATGCCTGCCGCCGGGCGGTGGGTCGAGCGCATCAATACCGACGCGGGCTGGTATGCGGGGTCCAACACGGGCAATCAGGGTGTGGTCAGCGCAACCAAAGGCAATGAATTCGGTTATCCGGCAACGGCAGAGATCGTTCTGCCGCCGCTGTCGACCCTCATCCTGCAATTTGAGCCGGGATAGGCAAAAAAAGGAAAACGCCACCGGAGAGGGACCAGCCGGAGGTGCAACAAAGGAGAGGATCATGGTCGACAAGAAGAACCCGGCGCCCCTTGCCCGTGATGCCATGGCCTATGTGCTGGCCGGTGGGCGCGGCACGCGGCTCATGGAACTGACCGACCGGCGCGCCAAGCCGGCGGTCTATTTCGGGGGAAAGTCGCGCATCATCGATTTTGCGCTGTCCAATGCCATCAATTCGGGCATCCGCCGCATTTCGGTGGCCACGCAATATCAGGCGCACAGCCTGATCCGGCACCTGCAACGCGGCTGGAACTTTTTGCGTACCGAACGCAACGAGAGCTTCGACATCCTGCCGGCCAGCCAGCGGGTGGCCGAGGACATGTGGTATGCGGGAACGGCGGACGCGGTCTATCAGAACATCGACATCATCGACGACTACAACACCAAATACA
Protein-coding regions in this window:
- a CDS encoding glycogen/starch/alpha-glucan phosphorylase produces the protein MPQKPIVYDAPTPQPRASDAETLRNEILEKLTYAVGKDPIVARRTDWLTATILTIRDRIIDQWMESTRDTWRTSQKRVYYLSLEFLIGRLMRDAVSNLGMMEPIREALASFNVDLDELIEREPDAALGNGGLGRLAACFLESMSTIKVPAYGYGIRYVHGLFRQEMSDGWQVELPEDWLAHGNPWEFERRESAYEIGFGGSVEPVTQPDGSVRQVWHPAEHLNAVAFDTPVVGWRGARVNTLRLWSAQPIDPLLLDRFNSGDHIGALEESAKAVSITRVLYPADSTPAGQELRLRQEFFFSSASLQDIVRRHLQQYGDLGSLPDKVAIQLNDTHPAISIAEMMRILMDVQGLSWNEAWKLTKGIFSYTNHTLLPEALETWPVALLERLLPRQMQIAYAINAMVLEEAREKGLDDSRIAAISLIDENGGRRLRMGQLAFVGSHSINGVSALHTELMKQTVFADLHKLYPDRINNKTNGVTPRRWLMQCNPALTRLISERIGPDFKDDIEQLIKLDVHAEDKSFQDQFAAVKRGNKERLAALIKERAGVTVSPDALFDIQIKRIHEYKRQLLNIMEAVAQYNMIRAHPEKRWVPRVKVFAGKAAPSYWNAKLIIKLINDVAKVINNDPAVRGLLKVVFLPNYNVSLAETIIPAADLSEQISTAGMEASGTGNMKFALNGALTIGTMDGANVEMRERLGPENIVIFGMTSDEVDDVRAQNRPPRELIEASQSLREVIEAIGSGVFSPDDRARYRALMDGLYDHDWFMVARDFDAYCAAQRKVDTFWNDRTVWNAMAIRNTARMAWFSSDRTIREYADDIWGAPHI
- the glgB gene encoding 1,4-alpha-glucan branching protein GlgB, which encodes MAKKQSGWQADPKQIARVVSGQHDDPFAILGLHESEGQWVARALVPHAQWAEVRTLDGKPLGKLEKRDDAGFFEGPVTIDRFQPVLYHAGNDGGEWDVIDPYSFGPVLGPMDDYYIGEGSHLRLFDKMGAHFMTFEGVEGTHFAVWAPNARRVSVVGSFNDWDGRRHAMRLRNQIGIWEIFVPGVTPGAQYKYEIIGKEGNLLPLKADPYAQQSEMRPKTASVVADPTPFAWTDQAYMEARKSRDYRHEPMSVYEVHLGSWRKRPDGGFLSYEQLAEQLVPYAADMGFTHIELLPISEHPYDPSWGYQPTGLYAPTARFGDPAGFARFVDAAHNAGLGIILDWVPAHFPTDEHGLAKFDGTALYEHADPRQGYHPDWNTAIYNFGRKEVSSFLTNNALYWLERFHIDGLRVDAVASMLYLDYSRQPGQWVPNSQGGNENIEAIAFLQRVNAETYGHHPGTFTVAEESTSWPGVTAPTYAKGLGFGFKWNMGFMNDTLRYMQREPIHRRFHHHDLTFGLLYAFSENFTLPLSHDEVVHGKGSLLSKMPGDDWQKFANLRAYYAFMWGYPGKKLLFMGQEFAQREEWSEAHALDWWLLDAPSHEGIRRLISDLNTVYRELPALHGRDCEPEGFEWIIANDQANSVLAWVRKAPDAAPVVVITNLTPVPREKYRLPMPAAGRWVERINTDAGWYAGSNTGNQGVVSATKGNEFGYPATAEIVLPPLSTLILQFEPG